The following proteins come from a genomic window of Acinetobacter sp. SAAs474:
- a CDS encoding TauD/TfdA family dioxygenase: MNTILKEKIVHKSAWIGQDMATRDDWIYHLSDLAKQTFQHCIDQLNARNLHAPHFSQADVVIDQHDVLAEIAQWADELENGYGFLLLRGLDTHTYSEQQLTDIYYLIGLYLGQPVTQNPRGDLLGKVENVADRQNKNTRVYQTNAYLPYHTDLSDVVGLLSIRKAKQGGLSSLVSAVSVYNQILAHHPEHLAYYYHPTYCDHLGDDEPTLTPIFSFWQDKLSCRYLRDYIELGHERKNIPLSHVQIEAFDIMDRYIHQADLRLDMMLEPGDIQFCNNYVVMHSRNAFLDSEHPEQRRKLLRLWLKVPNARTLSPDFPGRNGIAQTQFH; this comes from the coding sequence ATGAATACCATTTTAAAGGAAAAAATTGTGCATAAATCTGCCTGGATCGGGCAAGATATGGCCACACGTGATGACTGGATTTATCATCTATCAGATTTGGCCAAACAGACATTTCAACACTGTATTGATCAATTGAATGCACGAAATTTACACGCACCCCATTTTAGTCAAGCTGATGTTGTGATTGATCAGCATGATGTTCTGGCTGAAATTGCACAATGGGCAGATGAGCTGGAAAATGGCTATGGGTTTTTATTGTTAAGAGGATTGGATACTCACACCTATAGCGAGCAACAATTAACGGATATCTATTATTTAATTGGATTATATTTGGGTCAGCCAGTGACGCAGAATCCACGTGGTGATTTACTGGGTAAAGTCGAGAATGTTGCTGATCGTCAGAATAAAAATACCCGAGTCTATCAGACCAATGCATATCTGCCTTATCATACCGATTTATCGGATGTGGTTGGATTATTGTCTATCCGCAAAGCCAAACAAGGGGGATTAAGTAGTTTGGTCAGTGCAGTGAGTGTTTATAATCAAATTCTCGCTCATCATCCAGAACATTTGGCATATTATTATCATCCAACTTATTGTGATCATTTAGGTGATGATGAACCGACCTTAACGCCAATTTTCAGTTTTTGGCAAGATAAGCTAAGTTGTCGTTATTTACGTGATTATATTGAATTAGGACACGAGCGTAAGAACATTCCATTATCTCATGTTCAAATTGAAGCCTTTGATATTATGGATCGTTATATTCATCAAGCCGATTTACGTCTGGATATGATGCTTGAACCAGGTGATATTCAATTTTGTAATAATTATGTCGTCATGCATTCACGTAATGCATTTTTAGATAGTGAGCATCCAGAGCAGCGTCGTAAATTGTTGAGATTATGGTTGAAGGTTCCCAATGCACGTACTTTATCTCCTGACTTTCCGGGACGTAATGGTATCGCACAAACACAATTTCATTAA
- a CDS encoding 3-oxoacid CoA-transferase subunit A, with protein sequence MIDKSTTSLTEVLSQIKDGSTIMIGGFGTAGQPAELIDGLIELGIKDLVIVNNNAGNGDYGLAKLLKSGAVRKIICSFPRQSDSYIFDELYRAGKIELELVPQGNLACRIQAAGMGLGPIYTPTGFGTLLAEGKPSLSYEGKDYVLENPIKADFALIKAYQGDRWGNLVYRKSARNFGPIMAMAADCTIAQVAEIVELGALDPEHIVTPGIFVQHVVQVQPAQ encoded by the coding sequence ATGATTGATAAAAGTACAACTTCTTTAACGGAAGTTCTTTCACAGATTAAAGATGGTTCAACCATCATGATTGGCGGTTTTGGTACGGCAGGTCAGCCCGCTGAATTAATTGATGGCTTAATCGAACTTGGAATTAAAGATTTAGTTATTGTCAATAATAATGCAGGTAATGGTGATTATGGCTTGGCTAAATTACTTAAGTCGGGTGCTGTACGTAAAATCATTTGTTCTTTTCCGCGGCAATCGGATTCCTATATTTTTGATGAGTTATATCGCGCAGGAAAAATTGAATTAGAGCTGGTACCACAAGGTAATTTAGCCTGCCGTATTCAAGCTGCAGGAATGGGACTTGGTCCAATTTATACCCCAACAGGTTTTGGTACACTGTTAGCAGAGGGTAAGCCTAGCTTGAGTTATGAAGGTAAAGATTATGTACTGGAAAATCCAATTAAAGCCGATTTTGCTTTAATTAAAGCCTATCAAGGTGATCGTTGGGGTAATTTGGTTTACCGTAAGTCTGCACGTAATTTTGGCCCAATTATGGCAATGGCTGCAGATTGTACCATTGCTCAAGTGGCTGAGATCGTCGAATTAGGTGCACTTGATCCTGAGCATATTGTGACACCTGGCATTTTTGTACAACACGTTGTACAAGTTCAACCTGCACAATAA
- the catC gene encoding muconolactone Delta-isomerase, producing MLFHVRMDVNIPLDMPVERVNEIKAIEKAYSQDLQRQGKWRHIWRVTGQYSNISIFDVASNEELHDILQGLPLYPYMNIEVMALNRHPSSIREDDS from the coding sequence ATGCTTTTCCATGTACGTATGGATGTTAATATCCCTTTGGATATGCCTGTTGAACGTGTTAATGAAATTAAAGCGATTGAAAAAGCATATTCACAAGATTTACAACGCCAAGGTAAATGGCGTCATATTTGGCGAGTTACTGGTCAATATTCAAATATCAGTATTTTTGATGTTGCCAGCAATGAAGAACTGCATGACATCTTACAAGGATTACCATTGTATCCCTATATGAATATTGAAGTTATGGCATTAAATCGTCATCCTTCTTCTATTCGTGAGGATGATTCTTAA
- a CDS encoding muconate/chloromuconate family cycloisomerase, producing the protein MTYKSIETMLVRIPTIRPHKMAVATMQTQTLVLVKITTHDGFTGWGEATTIGGLSYAEESPESIKTNIDTYFAPLLKTCVDLNIAQIMQRLKKNIQGNRFAKCAIQTALLDIQAQRLGVPLSEILGGRLRDRLAVLWVLASGDTEKDIAEARSMIAAKRHNIFKLKIGSRAIEQDVEHVLAIKKALGPDVSIRVDVNRAWSELEAIKGIQLLQDGGVDLIEQPCAIDNIEAMQRLSRKFDIAIMADESLMGPSTAYRLAQQHSATVFAVKVAQSGGLTEACDVAKIANFAGIDLYGGTMLEGPVGTIASAHVFSTFENLAYGTELFGPLLLTDEILKTPLQYQDFQLILPTTPGLGIVPDEDKLDRLRDQ; encoded by the coding sequence ATGACATATAAATCTATTGAAACCATGTTGGTTCGTATTCCAACCATTCGCCCACATAAGATGGCTGTGGCGACCATGCAAACACAAACGCTTGTATTGGTTAAAATTACGACGCATGATGGTTTTACCGGATGGGGTGAAGCAACAACAATTGGTGGGCTGAGTTATGCAGAAGAAAGTCCTGAAAGTATAAAAACCAATATTGATACTTATTTTGCCCCATTACTCAAAACATGTGTTGATTTGAATATAGCGCAAATTATGCAGCGATTGAAAAAAAATATTCAAGGTAACCGTTTTGCTAAGTGTGCGATTCAAACGGCATTACTTGATATTCAAGCGCAGCGTTTGGGTGTCCCATTAAGTGAAATTTTAGGTGGGCGTTTACGTGATCGTCTTGCCGTACTTTGGGTACTTGCTTCAGGAGATACCGAAAAGGATATTGCTGAAGCGCGTAGCATGATTGCAGCAAAACGCCATAATATCTTTAAACTCAAAATAGGCTCTCGTGCAATAGAGCAAGATGTTGAACATGTACTGGCCATTAAAAAGGCATTGGGTCCAGATGTTTCTATTCGTGTTGACGTGAATCGTGCATGGTCTGAATTAGAGGCCATCAAAGGGATTCAGTTATTGCAAGATGGTGGTGTAGATTTAATCGAGCAACCTTGTGCGATTGATAATATTGAGGCGATGCAGCGTCTAAGTCGTAAATTTGATATTGCGATTATGGCCGATGAATCTTTAATGGGACCATCAACAGCATATCGTCTTGCACAGCAGCATAGTGCAACTGTATTTGCAGTTAAAGTAGCACAGTCGGGTGGTTTAACCGAGGCATGTGATGTGGCAAAAATTGCGAATTTTGCAGGAATTGATCTGTATGGCGGTACCATGCTGGAAGGGCCAGTCGGCACCATTGCATCGGCACATGTATTTTCTACCTTTGAAAATTTAGCCTATGGTACGGAGTTATTTGGACCATTGTTATTGACAGATGAAATTTTAAAGACGCCATTGCAATATCAAGACTTTCAACTGATTTTACCGACAACACCTGGTTTAGGTATTGTTCCGGATGAAGATAAACTCGATCGTTTACGCGATCAATAA
- a CDS encoding LysR family transcriptional regulator: MELRHLRYFVCVVEEKSITRAAEKLCIAQPPLTRQIKSLEEELGVNLLERGSRPIKTTEVGEYFYQYAVQILTLTAHATSMVKRFKEVQSIVRIGYVGSLFYWKLPEIIHRYRTEINQSNQLNIELIECNTRDQIEALKTGKIDIGFSRLTISDPSIKHIILEKEKLLLAIHHHHPLSIYQHSGIYLSQIMSEMIFIYPNSPKPNFSTYIQNIFSELSLIPRHLIEVREIHMALGLVSSGEGVCIIPESARAIGMKNLSYIAIMDAEIYSPISLAYRTMDNNDYIVHMLNCIKQYLQLDLEHHPYSL; this comes from the coding sequence ATGGAATTAAGACATTTACGCTATTTTGTTTGTGTCGTGGAAGAAAAAAGCATCACCCGAGCAGCTGAAAAACTGTGTATTGCTCAACCACCACTCACTCGACAAATTAAAAGTTTAGAAGAAGAGCTTGGTGTTAATTTGCTGGAACGAGGAAGCCGTCCCATTAAAACGACTGAAGTTGGAGAATATTTTTATCAATATGCCGTACAAATTTTAACCCTAACGGCTCATGCAACATCAATGGTCAAACGTTTTAAAGAAGTACAGTCAATTGTTCGAATTGGCTATGTGGGATCATTATTTTATTGGAAATTACCTGAAATCATTCATCGCTATCGAACAGAAATAAACCAATCCAATCAGTTAAATATTGAACTAATAGAATGTAATACCAGAGATCAGATTGAGGCTTTAAAAACAGGAAAAATTGATATTGGTTTTAGTCGTTTAACCATTAGCGATCCTTCCATTAAACATATTATTTTAGAAAAAGAAAAATTATTACTGGCGATACATCATCATCATCCATTATCTATTTATCAGCATAGTGGTATTTATTTATCACAAATCATGAGTGAAATGATTTTCATCTATCCGAACTCACCTAAACCTAATTTCTCAACCTATATTCAAAATATTTTTTCTGAACTGAGTTTAATTCCCCGCCATTTAATTGAAGTTCGTGAAATTCATATGGCTTTAGGCTTAGTGTCTTCTGGAGAAGGAGTTTGTATTATTCCTGAAAGTGCACGTGCGATTGGGATGAAGAACTTAAGTTATATTGCCATTATGGATGCCGAAATTTATAGTCCAATTTCATTGGCCTATCGGACTATGGATAACAATGACTATATTGTACATATGCTAAATTGTATCAAACAATATCTACAATTAGATCTTGAACACCATCCCTATTCACTCTAA
- the pcaD gene encoding 3-oxoadipate enol-lactonase, translating into MATFERNQVQIHYQTFGDAQKPALVFSNSLGTNYRMWQAQIDFFKDHFYVICYDTRGHGLSSAPQGPYCLAQLGQDVIDLLDHLQIQQAAFCGISMGGLTGQWLAIHHPQRFNHVVICNTAAKIGQEQAWLDRAALVRQQGLQPIASTAASRWFTEPFIQRHTALVESLSNDLGAGSPEGYASCCEALAKADLVSQLKEISIPVLIIAGTQDPVTTVADGQVMHAAIKDSQLFAIDASHISNIEQPMVFNQAVMDFIYPSSI; encoded by the coding sequence ATGGCTACTTTTGAGCGTAATCAAGTACAAATTCATTATCAAACTTTTGGTGATGCCCAAAAACCTGCTTTAGTTTTCTCTAATTCACTGGGAACCAACTATCGTATGTGGCAGGCACAAATTGATTTTTTTAAAGATCATTTTTATGTGATTTGTTATGACACACGAGGACATGGTCTTTCATCTGCACCACAAGGACCATATTGCTTAGCACAGTTAGGTCAAGATGTGATCGACTTATTGGATCATCTACAGATTCAGCAAGCTGCATTTTGTGGTATTTCTATGGGGGGACTCACAGGTCAATGGCTTGCGATTCATCACCCACAACGTTTTAATCATGTCGTGATCTGTAATACAGCAGCAAAAATTGGTCAGGAACAGGCTTGGTTGGATCGTGCTGCTTTAGTACGCCAGCAAGGCTTACAGCCAATTGCCAGTACAGCAGCATCACGCTGGTTTACTGAACCCTTTATCCAACGCCACACCGCACTGGTAGAATCTCTGAGTAATGACCTTGGAGCTGGCAGCCCAGAAGGTTATGCGAGTTGTTGTGAGGCGTTGGCTAAAGCGGATTTAGTGTCACAATTAAAGGAGATCAGCATTCCTGTACTGATTATTGCAGGTACGCAGGATCCTGTGACGACAGTCGCTGATGGACAAGTGATGCATGCTGCAATTAAAGACAGCCAATTGTTTGCCATTGATGCATCACATATTTCTAATATTGAGCAGCCAATGGTATTTAATCAAGCTGTCATGGATTTTATTTATCCCTCATCAATCTAA
- the pcaF gene encoding 3-oxoadipyl-CoA thiolase produces the protein MKNAYIIDAIRTPFGRYAGGLAPIRADDLGALPIKALIERNPSVDWSKVDDVIYGCANQAGEDNRNVGRMSSLLAGMPYQVPATTVNRLCGSSLDAVAMAARAIKAGEADLVIAGGVESMSRAPFVMGKSETAYGRGQKIEDTTMGWRFINPQLKALYGVETMPQTAENVAEQFNINRMDQDQFALNSQQRTAVAQARGFFANEIIAVHIPQRKGDAVIVDQDEHPRASTTLEGLMKLKPVVKAEGSVTAGNASGINDGAAALLIASDEAVEKYALKPRAKVIASCVVGVEPRIMGFGPAPAIEKLLAQSGLNLAQMDVIELNEAFAAQALAVTRHLGLDDQDPRVNPNGGAIALGHPLGASGARLVMTALNQLEQIKGQYALCSMCIGVGQGIAMIIERVEEQS, from the coding sequence ATGAAAAATGCCTATATCATTGATGCTATTCGTACCCCATTTGGTCGTTATGCTGGTGGTTTAGCACCTATTCGTGCCGATGACTTAGGTGCATTGCCTATTAAGGCATTGATTGAGCGTAATCCTTCTGTAGATTGGAGCAAAGTCGATGATGTTATTTATGGCTGTGCGAATCAGGCTGGGGAAGATAATCGTAATGTCGGCCGTATGTCGTCATTATTAGCTGGTATGCCTTATCAGGTTCCAGCAACGACAGTAAACCGTTTATGTGGTTCATCCCTTGATGCGGTCGCAATGGCTGCACGTGCGATTAAGGCGGGTGAAGCGGACTTGGTCATTGCAGGTGGTGTGGAATCAATGTCTCGCGCACCTTTTGTGATGGGAAAATCAGAAACTGCTTATGGGCGTGGACAAAAAATTGAAGATACCACCATGGGCTGGCGTTTTATTAATCCACAATTAAAAGCGCTGTATGGTGTAGAAACCATGCCACAAACTGCTGAAAATGTGGCTGAACAATTTAATATCAATCGTATGGATCAAGATCAATTTGCTTTGAATAGCCAGCAACGTACTGCTGTGGCTCAGGCACGTGGTTTCTTTGCGAATGAAATCATTGCAGTGCATATTCCTCAACGTAAAGGGGATGCCGTAATCGTTGATCAAGATGAACATCCACGTGCATCGACGACGCTTGAAGGTTTGATGAAATTAAAACCTGTTGTTAAAGCAGAAGGTAGTGTGACTGCGGGAAATGCTTCAGGTATTAATGATGGTGCAGCGGCATTATTAATTGCTTCTGATGAGGCTGTTGAAAAATATGCATTAAAGCCGCGTGCTAAAGTGATTGCATCATGTGTGGTTGGGGTTGAGCCACGTATTATGGGCTTTGGTCCAGCACCAGCGATTGAAAAACTGCTTGCACAAAGCGGTTTAAATTTAGCACAAATGGATGTGATTGAACTGAATGAAGCATTTGCTGCACAGGCATTAGCTGTGACGCGTCATTTAGGGCTAGATGATCAGGATCCACGCGTTAATCCAAATGGCGGCGCCATTGCACTGGGTCATCCACTTGGCGCATCAGGTGCACGTTTAGTCATGACAGCATTAAACCAACTTGAACAAATTAAAGGTCAATACGCACTGTGTTCAATGTGTATCGGAGTCGGTCAAGGCATTGCCATGATTATTGAGCGTGTTGAGGAGCAATCATAA
- the catA gene encoding catechol 1,2-dioxygenase, giving the protein MNYQEIDVLVKKMNVDTAQGEVNQRVQQIVVRLVSDLFKAIEDLDIQPSEVWKGLEYLTDAGQAHELGLLAAGLGLEHFLDLRADEADAKAGVTGGTPRTIEGPLYVAGAPESVGFARMDDGSEAGKADTLFIEGTVRDQHGHIIPNAKVEVWHANSLGNYSFFDKSQSDFNLRRTILTDEQGQYVAQTTMPVGYGCPPEGTTQALLNLLGRHGNRPSHVHYFVSAPGYRKLTTQFNIEGDQYLWDDFAFATRDGLVATAEEITDPAEISRRGLTQPFKLIQFNVELVADADTAPTTEVERRRACA; this is encoded by the coding sequence ATGAATTATCAAGAGATTGATGTATTAGTTAAAAAAATGAATGTTGATACTGCACAAGGAGAAGTTAATCAACGTGTACAACAGATTGTCGTACGTTTAGTGAGTGATTTGTTTAAAGCAATTGAAGATCTAGATATACAACCTTCTGAAGTATGGAAAGGTTTAGAATATTTAACTGATGCAGGTCAAGCACACGAATTGGGATTATTAGCAGCGGGTCTGGGTTTAGAACATTTCCTTGATTTACGTGCTGATGAAGCTGATGCAAAAGCAGGCGTTACTGGTGGTACACCACGTACCATTGAAGGTCCACTTTATGTAGCAGGTGCTCCTGAATCTGTTGGTTTTGCACGAATGGATGATGGCTCTGAAGCAGGCAAGGCAGATACTTTATTTATTGAGGGTACTGTGCGTGATCAACATGGTCATATTATTCCGAATGCTAAGGTTGAAGTATGGCATGCCAATAGCTTAGGTAATTATTCTTTCTTTGATAAGTCACAATCTGATTTTAATTTACGTCGTACGATTTTGACTGATGAACAAGGTCAGTATGTTGCACAAACAACGATGCCGGTTGGTTATGGTTGTCCACCTGAAGGCACGACACAAGCATTGTTAAACTTGCTTGGTCGTCATGGTAATCGTCCATCACATGTACACTATTTTGTTTCTGCACCAGGCTATCGAAAATTAACCACACAATTCAATATTGAAGGTGATCAATATCTTTGGGATGACTTTGCTTTTGCAACCCGTGATGGATTAGTTGCAACCGCAGAGGAAATCACTGACCCAGCAGAGATCAGCCGTCGTGGTTTGACTCAACCATTTAAATTAATTCAATTTAATGTGGAACTGGTTGCAGATGCAGATACTGCACCAACAACCGAAGTGGAACGTCGCCGTGCTTGCGCTTAG
- a CDS encoding adenosine deaminase: MNRLELIAALPKAELHVHIEGTFEPELMFAIAQRNKITIPYRSVDEIKQAYNFHNLQSFLDIYYAGAQVLIYEQDFYDLAWAYFEKCAADHVVHTELFFDPQTHTVRGIAFATILNGLQRACHDAKEKLGITSHLIMCFLRHLSEEDAFKTLQQALPYKDHIIAVGLDSSELGHPPIKFERVFQQAREAGFLTVAHAGEEGPAEYVWQALDRLHVNRIDHGVRSEEDPALIQRLIADKMPLTVCPLSNLKLCVVDDLTQHNIRRLLQQGVHVTVNSDDPSYFGGYMNDNFIAITEALDLSVDEIKMLAIHSFEAAFIPEQVKQHYIDHIKNLTV; encoded by the coding sequence ATGAATCGTCTTGAATTAATTGCTGCTTTGCCAAAAGCAGAACTTCATGTCCATATTGAAGGTACTTTTGAACCAGAGTTAATGTTTGCCATTGCACAGCGCAATAAAATTACGATTCCATATCGTTCAGTTGATGAGATTAAGCAAGCGTATAACTTTCATAATTTACAATCATTTTTAGATATTTATTATGCAGGTGCGCAAGTATTAATTTATGAGCAGGATTTTTATGATTTAGCTTGGGCATATTTTGAAAAATGTGCGGCAGATCATGTTGTCCATACAGAATTATTTTTTGATCCACAAACGCATACTGTACGTGGTATTGCTTTTGCAACGATTTTAAATGGTTTACAGCGTGCGTGTCATGATGCTAAAGAAAAATTAGGCATTACTTCGCATTTAATTATGTGTTTTTTACGTCATTTAAGTGAAGAGGACGCTTTTAAAACATTACAACAAGCATTACCGTATAAAGATCATATTATTGCAGTCGGTTTGGATTCTAGTGAGCTTGGGCATCCACCAATTAAATTTGAACGTGTATTCCAGCAAGCACGTGAAGCTGGTTTTTTAACTGTGGCGCATGCGGGTGAAGAGGGGCCGGCTGAATATGTTTGGCAAGCCTTGGACCGATTACATGTTAATCGTATTGATCATGGTGTGAGATCGGAAGAGGATCCAGCACTGATTCAGCGCTTAATTGCAGATAAAATGCCACTGACTGTGTGTCCACTGAGTAATTTAAAATTATGTGTCGTTGACGATTTAACACAACATAATATTCGTCGATTATTACAACAGGGCGTGCATGTAACTGTTAATTCGGATGATCCTTCCTATTTTGGTGGTTATATGAATGATAATTTTATTGCCATTACTGAGGCATTGGATTTATCTGTAGATGAAATCAAAATGTTAGCGATACATTCATTCGAAGCTGCTTTTATTCCAGAGCAAGTAAAACAACACTATATTGATCACATCAAAAATTTAACGGTTTAA
- a CDS encoding 3-oxoacid CoA-transferase subunit B: MSYKKLSRDQIAQRVAQDIPDGAYVNLGIGLPTKISNYLPADKDVFLHSENGLLAFGPPPAEQDRDPELINAGKEFVTLLQGGAYFHHGDSFAMMRGGHLDIAVLGAFQVAQNGDLANWHTGAADAIPAVGGAMDLAVGAKKVFITTDHVTKKGEPKIVAELSYPATGLKCVDRIYTDLCVIDVGEDGMKVIEKVEGLSFEELQSLTGAPLIDATQA; encoded by the coding sequence ATGAGCTATAAAAAACTAAGTCGAGATCAAATTGCCCAACGTGTGGCACAAGATATTCCTGATGGTGCCTATGTTAATTTAGGCATTGGTTTACCGACCAAAATTTCTAATTATTTACCTGCCGATAAAGATGTGTTTTTACATTCTGAAAATGGTTTATTGGCATTTGGCCCACCACCAGCAGAACAAGATCGTGATCCAGAACTGATTAATGCTGGTAAAGAATTTGTCACCTTATTACAAGGCGGGGCTTATTTCCATCATGGTGATTCATTTGCCATGATGCGTGGCGGTCATTTAGATATTGCAGTATTGGGCGCTTTTCAGGTTGCACAAAATGGTGATTTAGCCAATTGGCATACTGGCGCAGCAGATGCTATTCCTGCAGTTGGTGGAGCAATGGATCTCGCAGTAGGTGCAAAAAAAGTATTTATTACCACCGATCATGTCACCAAAAAAGGTGAACCGAAAATTGTGGCTGAGTTAAGTTATCCTGCAACTGGTCTAAAATGCGTTGATCGCATTTATACCGACCTATGTGTGATTGATGTTGGTGAAGATGGAATGAAAGTCATTGAAAAGGTTGAAGGTTTAAGTTTTGAAGAACTACAGTCACTGACTGGTGCTCCATTGATTGATGCAACACAAGCGTAA
- a CDS encoding NCS2 family permease, translating to MTTPNPSLANTLERLFKLSENKTSFRTEVLAGVTTFLTMCYIIIVNPMILSETGMDHGAVFVATCLAAAIGCFVMGIVANYPIALAPGMGLNAYFTYSVCMGMGVPWQTALAAVFVSGLVFIAISMFRIREAIVNAIPMSLKLAIGGGIGLFLALVALKNAGIIVDNPATLVGLGDLKQPSVLLTLLGFLLVVIMYQFKIRGAIMISILVITAISTLMGYSEFKGVVGEIPSLAPTFLQMDFEGLFTASLIGVIFVFFLVDLFDSTGTLVGVSHRAGLLKDGKLPRLKKALFADSTAIVAGAALGTSSTTPYIESSAGVAAGGRTGLTAVVVGLLFIACLFLAPLAQSVPNFATAPALLFVGVLMIQGIVHIEWDDITEAVPAFLTIVFMPFAYSIADGIAMGFISYALIKLFTGKAKTVPYMVWIIAVLWAIKFALFGG from the coding sequence ATGACGACTCCTAATCCATCTTTAGCAAATACGTTAGAACGTTTATTTAAGTTAAGCGAAAATAAAACCAGTTTTCGTACAGAAGTTCTAGCTGGTGTAACGACATTTTTAACCATGTGTTACATCATTATTGTTAACCCAATGATTTTATCCGAAACAGGGATGGATCACGGTGCAGTTTTTGTTGCCACTTGTCTTGCTGCTGCAATTGGTTGTTTTGTGATGGGGATTGTTGCCAATTATCCGATTGCATTAGCACCAGGCATGGGATTGAATGCCTATTTTACCTATTCTGTGTGTATGGGTATGGGAGTGCCTTGGCAAACTGCATTGGCTGCTGTTTTTGTTTCAGGTTTGGTTTTTATTGCGATTAGCATGTTTCGAATCCGTGAAGCCATTGTAAATGCCATTCCGATGTCATTAAAGCTGGCAATTGGTGGTGGAATTGGTTTATTCCTTGCCTTAGTCGCATTAAAAAATGCTGGCATTATTGTTGATAATCCTGCAACACTGGTCGGTTTAGGTGATCTTAAACAACCCTCTGTATTACTGACATTATTAGGTTTCTTACTGGTCGTCATTATGTATCAGTTTAAGATACGTGGCGCTATTATGATCAGTATTCTTGTGATTACTGCGATTTCAACCTTAATGGGTTATAGTGAATTTAAAGGTGTAGTGGGTGAAATTCCATCATTGGCACCAACATTCTTGCAAATGGATTTTGAAGGCTTATTCACTGCCAGTTTAATTGGCGTTATTTTTGTATTCTTTTTGGTTGATTTATTTGATTCAACAGGAACACTCGTTGGTGTATCACATCGTGCAGGATTATTAAAGGATGGTAAATTACCACGGTTAAAAAAAGCATTATTTGCAGATTCGACGGCAATTGTTGCTGGTGCTGCACTGGGTACATCTTCCACAACACCTTATATTGAATCATCTGCAGGTGTTGCAGCAGGTGGTCGTACAGGCTTGACTGCGGTGGTTGTGGGCTTATTATTTATCGCATGTTTATTTTTAGCACCACTTGCACAATCTGTGCCTAATTTTGCTACCGCACCCGCTTTACTGTTTGTTGGGGTGCTGATGATTCAGGGTATTGTTCATATTGAATGGGATGATATTACTGAAGCTGTACCGGCATTTTTAACCATCGTTTTTATGCCATTTGCTTATTCTATTGCAGATGGTATTGCCATGGGCTTTATTAGTTATGCATTAATTAAATTATTTACCGGTAAGGCCAAAACAGTCCCTTATATGGTCTGGATTATTGCTGTACTTTGGGCGATTAAATTTGCGCTATTTGGTGGTTAA